A genomic region of Ovis canadensis isolate MfBH-ARS-UI-01 breed Bighorn chromosome 9, ARS-UI_OviCan_v2, whole genome shotgun sequence contains the following coding sequences:
- the ASPH gene encoding aspartyl/asparaginyl beta-hydroxylase isoform X4, with protein MAEETKQGGLKNGRKGGLSGSSFFTWFMVIALLGVWTSVAVVWFDLVDYEEVLGKLGIYDADGDGDFDVDDAKVLLEGPGGLAKRKTKAKVKELTKEELKKEKDKLESRKESKPEDRKRGKREKEDDRKDKKIADSDASKKEAPRGKKDREKEKVGLEKGTKAKEHRRKSTNIKDVPGKVAPRDKDERREERSSAKHTHLAKENNQKRKS; from the exons agaCAAAGCAGGGAGGACTCAAGAACGGGAGGAAAGGAGGACTTTCTGGAAGTTCATTTTTCACGTGGTTTATGGTCATCGCACTGCTCGGAGTCTGGACATCAGTAGCTGTGgtctggtttgatcttgttgatTATGAAGAAGTGTTAG GGAAACTTGGAATctatgatgctgatggtgatggaGATTTTGATGTGGATGATGCCAAAGTTTTATTAG AAGGACCTGGTGGGTTAGCCAAGAGAAAAACCAAGGCTAAag TTAAAGAACTCACTAAAGAAGAGCtcaagaaggaaaaagacaagctggagtcaaggaaagaaagtaagcctgaagacagaaaaagggggaagagagaaaaagaggatgaTCGGAAGGATAAGAAGATTGCAGATTCAGATGCTTCCAAGAAAGAGGCTCCTAGGGgtaaaaaagacagagaaaaggagaaagtgggACTGGAGAAAGGTACCAAAGCCAAGGAACACAGGAGGAAATCTACAAATATCAAGGATGTTCCTGGTAAAGTGGCACCCAGAGACAAAgatgagagaagggaagagagaagctctgccaaacacacacacttagCCAAGGAAAATAACCAGAAGAGAAAGAGCTAA